The following are encoded in a window of Scleropages formosus chromosome 7, fSclFor1.1, whole genome shotgun sequence genomic DNA:
- the vipr2 gene encoding vasoactive intestinal polypeptide receptor 2 yields MRGLQFVAALVLLCPPPASGRHPKCTFLLELEMEKQECLKKLGEREPPSSKGCRGIWDNISCWDHAEVGDTVTIACPQVLRSLFGRNGNISKNCTADGWSKVFPNITSVCGSEDKQEKLIFYLVVKTLYTLGHSLSLVALTTGSAILCMFRKLHCTRNYIHLNLFFSFILRAVAVLVKDGVLFSHNSQCSEQPSLLGCRASIVLFHYFIMANFFWLLVEGLYLHTLLAAIFSENKHFVVYLLIGWGFPTVFVFAWILTRIYLENTGCWEVSEHTIPFWVINGPIVVSIMVNFVIFISIIRILVQKLRCPNLGGNNPSQYKRLAKSTLLLIPLFGVNYVVFVSLAKSMSDYKIFFDLAIGSFQGFVVAILYCFLNSEVQGEIKRKWGSASANCRAGRDYGFRGSCVSQSGPESGQGFERHSRAQSFLQTETSVL; encoded by the exons ATGCGGGGTCTGCAATTCGTGGCTGCGCTCGTGCTCCTCTGTCCGCCTCCC GCCAGTGGAAGACACCCAAAATGTACCTtcctgctggagctggagatgGAGAAGCAGGAGTGCCTGAAGAAGCTCGGGGAACGGGAGCCGCCGTCCTCCAAAG GATGCCGGGGGATCTGGGACAACATCTCTTGCTGGGACCACGCTGAGGTGGGGGACACCGTCACCATCGCCTGTCCGCAAGTGCTCCGAAGCCTCTTTGGAAGAAACG GAAACATCAGCAAGAACTGCACGGCGGACGGCTGGTCTAAGGTTTTTCCCAACATCACCAGTGTCTGCGGCTCAGAGGACAAGCAGGAGAAG CTCATCTTCTACTTGGTGGTGAAGACCCTCTACACACTTGGGCACAGCCTGTCCCTGGTTGCACTCACGACAGGAAGTGCCATTCTTTGCATGTTCAG GAAGCTCCACTGCACCCGGAACTACATCCACCTGAACCTGTTCTTCTCCTTCATACTGAGGGCTGTGGCCGTGCTGGTGAAAGACGGGGTTCtcttttcccacaattcccagtGCTCGGAGCAGCCCTCCCTG CTGGGCTGCAGGGCGAGTATCGTCCTCTTCCACTACTTCATCATGGCCAACTTTTTCTGGCTCCTCGTGGAAGGGCTCTACCTCCACACGCTCCTGGCAGCTATCTTCTCAGAGAACAAGCACTTCGTGGTCTACCTGCTCATCGGCTGGG GATTCCccacagtgtttgtgtttgcatggattCTAACGAGAATTTACCTGGAGAATACAGG ATGTTGGGAGGTCAGTGAGCACaccatcccattctgggtgatCAATGGGCCAATCGTGGTTTCCATCATG GTGAACTTTGTCATCTTCATCAGCATCATCCGCATCCTGGTGCAGAAACTGCGCTGCCCCAACCTGGGAGGGAACAACCCGTCCCAGTACAA GAGACTGGCCAAGTCCACGCTGCTGCTCATCCCTCTGTTCGGCGTGAACTACGTGGTGTTCGTGTCACTCGCCAAGTCCATGTCCGACTACAAAATATTCTTTGATCTTGCGATCGGATCCTTTCAG GGCTTTGTTGTCGCAATACTTTACTGTTTCCTCAACAGCGAG GTACAGGGTGAGATTAAGAGGAAGTGGGGCAGCGCGAGCGCCAACTGCCGGGCGGGACGAGACTACGGCTTCCGCGGCTCATGCGTGTCCCAAAGTGGCCCCGAGAGCGGACAGGGCTTCGAGCGCCATTCGCGGGCTCAGTCCTTCCTGCAGACTGAGACCTCGGTGCTCTGA